One Nicotiana tomentosiformis chromosome 1, ASM39032v3, whole genome shotgun sequence genomic window, GTATCAAATTTGCAGATAACATGATTAAATAAACACATAATTCAAGACAAAAAAAGCTTAATTGTTGAAGGGTAAAAGATCAACATAGTAGTAAGAAGGAAAAGAATAAGGTTCTAAATAGGGTATGAAAAGGAACAAAGCAAGAAAGTTATCATACCTGCAAGAAACAGAGGCAAACACTGGATCAAAGAACCGAGAGCTGAGGTGAGTTGAATAGATCTAAGGAAGAAAGGGTTGTGGGAGCACCGAAGAGCGAAAGAGGAAGAGGAACATGCAGTCCTTTTTGTAGTTAGTGATATTTGCTTATTGCAGCAAATGGAGTGTGAAAAGTGGAGACTGCCAGTAATGTTAAAAATATTACTCCTGTAGTTATCCAACTAGATTAGCGCACATTGCACGTAATCACCAACTGCTAAACCCAATCCATCCCCCTCTCCTGAACCGGACCAACCTAATTAAATATTCTTGATAATTCCTCGTGCTTGCTTTTATATGTCGTGGAACGATCGGGTCTAATTTGTGActaattgtatatatatatattaagttgACGGGTCGGATTGTGATTAATTATTTACTCTAAATTAATCCGCCTATGTTGATCCAATCATATTATGAGCTAACCATTAATCTTCCGTTATCGTTAATACTCGTTTAAGGGTGGTAGTCAGTAGATAGTGAATACTGAATTGGAAATGAATTCAGTTACCCAAAATTGGCAACTCTGACGACATCGGTTACTTTTTTGCAAAGAACGCCGAATTGTTAGCGGCCCGTTTCCCCTTGTATATCACACTCTTCTATGTGTCAGTCACTACCGCGGACGCCGCAATTGGGCGCCTGACAGCCACCTCATTGGCCAACCATACTCCACCTCAAATTTCTCTAACCGGGGCGGATTTACCTTAGGCGCGGTATCACGTAATACTACTTCGCCGGAAAATTTCACCAAATACACatataaataatatataaaaaataataaatatcgtGTAATAATATATAATGATACCACTTGATTAATCTAGATTGTTTGGTCGCTGATTAAGTCGTTACAATTCTCGAGTTTCATTCTAGGTTCGAGCCCAAAATAAATACATTATTGGCCTTTTAAATTTTACGTTCCCTTAGCATCTTTAAAAATGATTGAtatgatttaaattattatttttgtaacgccattttaaatttatttgtttACTCTTTTAAATGTGATATCGCTTATAAAAAATGCATTATGGTGTACTTATGCAAGTTCTAGCTCCTAGTATACGACATTCGCTATCCTTTGAAAAAGTAAAGTTAAAATGATTATGAACTTAGGTTTCGCAACTTGTTTGGAACGGGAAATTAAACTTGTTTGATTTTAAAAATTAAACCTTATTCGTAGTGTTTTGATTTCCAGACATAGGAAAGAATTCAGACTAAAAACAATGTTTTCATCAAcataattatttttatctttgGCAGAGACGCTAAATATATTTGTACATTTACACCTTCATATATGTTAGTATACAGGATCACATAACCCAACCCAAAATTAAAGACCAATGCTGAAAAATGTCGATACACCAAGTCAGCATAAGAACTTCAAGAATTAAGAGCTAAAAACTGtccattttttttttcaagaGAAAAGGGAGGGAGCCGCTGCTGGGATTGTTGTTGCATGTCACCCATTGGGCCTAACCTCAGATCAATTGCAGGTACTCACAGCTGGATTGTTTACATGACCCGAGCCCAATGAAAGTAACCCGTTGACGCTCGGAGCAAGTCGATCTAATATGGGTCCATCAAACATGGAACATTCCGAAAACTTCAGGTACCAAACCAAACTTCTTCTCCAGAACATTACCCCCCCTTCCCAAAATATGGTTAATGACAGTtatagaaatagaaacaaaaataaaacaGCAGAAAAATGCTTCTGCTTCATCACAAAATTCCTCTTCCCTTCCACCGTCAATCTCTCCTCTTCAACCCCAAAATCATCCCCAGAAAACTAATAATCCCAATTCACTCCATGTCCACTTCATCTTCACAAACAACTCATCAACAGTTGGACCAACagcaagaagatgaagaaaaacaaGCTTTATTATTAGCGCAAGTCTTGAAATACCACAAAGAAACGAAACACTCTTTCACAAACTACGCTCGTGGCCCTCGTGGTCTTGATTGGGCCAATCAGCCCAACCCTTTTCGCCGTTACGTTTCTTCTCCACTCATCCCTCTCTTACACTCTCCATTTCCGGATGAATCATCTCCTCTTTACTCCTCACTTTTCAAGACTCTCCCTTTTCCAAAACCCATTTCCCATTCCACAATTTCTCAGTTTTTTTATGATTCTTTAGCCTTATCTGCTTGGAAATCTACTGGGTTTTCAACTTGGTCCCTTCGGGTAAACCCTAGTAGTGGAAACCTTCATCCAACTGAAGCTTATATTATTTGTCCACCTGTTGAATCAGTGTCAGATAAAGGTTTTGTGGCCCATTATGCTCCAAAAGAGCATTCTTTGGAAATTAGAGCTCAATTTCAATCTGGGTTCTTCACAAGATTCTTCCCTGAAAATTCTTTCCTTATTGGATTATCATCTATTTTTTGGAGAGAAGCTTGGAAGTATGGTGAAAGGGCATTTAGGTATTGTAATCATGATGTAGGTCATGCTATTGCTGCTGTTTCAATGGCAGCAGCAGGGCTTGGATGGGATGCGAAGGTTCTAGATGGATTGGGTTATGAGGAGTTGGAGAAGTTAATGGGCCTTGAAATTTTTCCCAAGTTTAATATCCCGTCTCGGCCAGTGAAGGGGACAATGCCTGAGATCGAAATTGAACATCCGGATTGTGTTCTTTTGGTTATTCCTAGTGGTGTGAATGAATTTGAAGTGGATTATAAGGAGTTGAGTAATGGTATTTCGGAGCTTTCGGGTTTGGATTGGAATGGCAAGCCTAATGTGCTTAGTAAAGAGCATATTTGTTGGGATATCATATATAGAACAGCTGAAGCAGCGAAAAAGCCATTAACAATGTTTAATGGATCTGTAGTTGATCCATTTCAGAGAAGTGGAACAATCAGTGAAAGCTCTTATAAGGATTTAAGTTTAAGGGAATTGGTTAGAAAGCGTAGGAGCGCGGTTGATATGGATGGTTTTACCGAAATGGCAAACGACACATTTTATCAGATATTGTTGCATTGTATGCCTTCTGGTTCTTGTGACGGGGAGAAGCATGCTAGGCAATTGGCATTGCCATTTAGATCACTTGCTTGGGATAGTGAAGTCCATGCTGCTCTGTTTGTTCATagggttgttggcttgcctagtggaTTATATTTTTTGGTAAGGAATGAGAACCATTTGGATGATCTTAAGAAAGCTACTAGAGCTGAGTTCAAATGGGTGAAACCAGATGGTTGTCCTGATGATCTTCCTCTGTATGAGCTGGCAAGAGGCGACTGCAGGGAGCTTTCAAAACGATTGTCATGCCATCAGGTATATACTTCTGCTCTTTGATTTGATCATATTAGTGGGGCTGCTTTTGGATAAGTCATATTAGTTGGGATCAATTTGTCTTTAAAAGACAAATATAAGTGCTGGAATGAAACTGGAGCAAATGGATCAGAACAGATGTTGAGGATTCATAGAGCCGACCAATTTAGTTTTGTGTTGAAGattaattgttgttgttactttGATATGATCATGCTTGCGCATAACTTATACTATGCCTATCAGAATGTTACTATTTCTGTGATCAGATACCTCCTGTACCAGAAGATATACTAACATAAATCTTTTTACTTCATATCCAGATTTTTCGTCCTCCATTTCTCTATTATCTTGTTGTTAATGAGTCTTTTCACATTTCAATTAGCAAACCAATTATGGTTCCTACAGTTTTTTGATGTTGTGGCGGAATTTTCAAAGGTTGTCAGTGTACAAACTCACAAAACATATGATTAGTTCTTACCATTGTAAAAGCATCTTGGTTGAGTAACATACaatcttatttcttttttttcccCATTCATACTAAGTGAATCAACTCTATATATCTGATTATAAAATTTCGAATGAAGTGTTTCATTCTCCAACTGAAATTAAAGCTAAAGACAAGGGTGAAACAATCTTTTTGTTTTACTTAATATATCTTGATGTCAAATGTAGTTGATCTTTTACTAGTTTTTCTCTCTTTTAATTGTCATACTATGTAGAATCATGATGCTAGGTGGACTTACAGTCAGATCAAGCCATTTGTTGCTTGTAGTGCTTCAAATGACCTCTTTGGGAAATTCTTTATGCAGGACATTGCTAGTGATGGCTGCTTCAGCTTGGGTATGATTGCTCATTTTGACCCCACTTTGCGCAACAAGGGTTCTTGGATGTACCCGCGGTTATTTTGGGAGACAGGAGTTCTGGGCCAAGTTTTGTATCTTGAAGCGCATGCAGTTGGCATCTCTGCAACTGGAATTGGCTGTTTCTTTGACGATCCCGGTATATCCTCTCTACCCACTCTCTTTATCTTTACATTGTAAATGTTTATTACTCACACTTGCCATGAGTCTCTTTCCTTGTTGAACCTCATTTAGGGAATAAAAATGTCCAAGCTGGACTCAATATTATCATTTTTAGAATTGTATTTTCCACTTAAGATATGTAAGATATTTTACTTACCAGTTCCTAGTCTTAAAAGACCAAAAGAGAACCTTGCATCCAAGGGTGTAGCCTAGAGGTCAATGAAGTGGCAGGAGAACCATGGGGTCTCaaggttcaaatcccagcggGGTAAAaaaaaaacactaggtgattttttCATCTGCCTAATCCTGGGTGGGCATAGTTACCCGGTACCTATCCTAGTAGGAGGTAGTTGGTATCAGGTGGATTGGTTGATGGGTGCGCAAGTTTTCCCCGACATCAGCATCATGAAAAAGAATGAACTGAAAGACAACCTCGAAAAATGTAAAAGAGAAAGTGGAGGGAAAAAGGCAAGAGGACAATGAGAAGTCTAATAGTAATATGAACTTGGTTATTGATTTAATGAAAGTAATATGAACTTGCGGAGTTAGCTTattgtgattcttgatattgtGAAAGTTGATGcatattattatcaccttttGTTTAAAGCACCTTATTTTTCCTTTGAAATCTGTCACATAGAAAACCTAATGTATGTGCTACCTCCAGAGAATAAAAAATCTAAGTAATCGTATTAGCAAAATGTGAACCTGAACATATGCATATATTTTCCTCTGGATCGTTGGTATTTGACATTTGTGAATGATCTAGTATGCCCCTTTTTGTCTTCCCCTTTCTTTTCCCAGATGATTAGTAAGTGGTGTCGTGTTATAGCTTATAACTGTATTTGACTAGAGATTAATTGGATGTTGTATTGCCACTAACCTATCACCCTTCCTTTTGCATGATCATTGGCAGTGCATGAAATTCTTGGGCTCAAAGGATCAGAGTTTCAGAGTCTCTATCATTTCACAGTTGGAGGTCCAGTTGTTGACAAGCGGATAATGAGTCTGCCAGCATACCCCGGCCCAAGCGTTGATGCCTGATCAGAATAATACCAAAGGTTGTTTGATTCATTATGTCCAATTTCACAAACATAACAAGCTATTACGCTGAATTTCACATGAATTGTGTAGCAAGAAGGTTTACTGCTCATATTTCTTCAGACAAAATATGGAGAAAATAAAAATTCCTGAAACCTAAAGGTGAAGAAAAATGAATGTCTTGATATACTAAACTATATAGTTAGGAGCCATAGTTGAACCTCTGTACACAAATTCCATCATTGTACAGAACCAACATTTTCCTCAATGG contains:
- the LOC104119003 gene encoding uncharacterized protein → MLLLHHKIPLPFHRQSLLFNPKIIPRKLIIPIHSMSTSSSQTTHQQLDQQQEDEEKQALLLAQVLKYHKETKHSFTNYARGPRGLDWANQPNPFRRYVSSPLIPLLHSPFPDESSPLYSSLFKTLPFPKPISHSTISQFFYDSLALSAWKSTGFSTWSLRVNPSSGNLHPTEAYIICPPVESVSDKGFVAHYAPKEHSLEIRAQFQSGFFTRFFPENSFLIGLSSIFWREAWKYGERAFRYCNHDVGHAIAAVSMAAAGLGWDAKVLDGLGYEELEKLMGLEIFPKFNIPSRPVKGTMPEIEIEHPDCVLLVIPSGVNEFEVDYKELSNGISELSGLDWNGKPNVLSKEHICWDIIYRTAEAAKKPLTMFNGSVVDPFQRSGTISESSYKDLSLRELVRKRRSAVDMDGFTEMANDTFYQILLHCMPSGSCDGEKHARQLALPFRSLAWDSEVHAALFVHRVVGLPSGLYFLVRNENHLDDLKKATRAEFKWVKPDGCPDDLPLYELARGDCRELSKRLSCHQDIASDGCFSLGMIAHFDPTLRNKGSWMYPRLFWETGVLGQVLYLEAHAVGISATGIGCFFDDPVHEILGLKGSEFQSLYHFTVGGPVVDKRIMSLPAYPGPSVDA